A genomic region of Papaver somniferum cultivar HN1 chromosome 7, ASM357369v1, whole genome shotgun sequence contains the following coding sequences:
- the LOC113297562 gene encoding serine--tRNA ligase, chloroplastic/mitochondrial-like isoform X1, whose translation MAFSYTCLGGATLRTLKFSSCSSILRPTLPLLSPSPKTLTLHSLHHLTKNHRYPPFLTRAVSVPAGQTLDEKETAKPYQWKATIDFKWIRDNKDAVASNIKSRNSVADLDLVLDLYERSLNLQKEVQRLRGERNVVANKMKGKLEPSERQELIQEGKILKEGLLTSEEDLLKLTEKLQKEAQCIPNMAHPDVPIGGEDCSRLRKTVGSPRQFDFPVKDHVQLGKELDLFDFDAASEVSGSKFYYLKNEAVMLEMGLTNWAIAETMKRGFTPLTTPEIVRSSLVEKCGFQPRGSNTQVYSIEDSDQCLIGTAEIPVGGIHMDSILADSQLPLKYIAYSHCFRTEAGAAGSATRGLYRVHQFSKVEMFILCRPEDSDSFHQELIEIEEDLFSSLGLHFKTLDMATGDLGAPAYRKFDVEAWMPGLGRYGEISSASNCTDYQSRRLGIRFRPSTEQTSSNSKKGKANVGTTQFVHTLNATACAVPRMIVCLLENFQQEDGSVVIPEPLRPFMGGLDQIRRKGQ comes from the exons ATGGCTTTCTCGTATACTTGTTTAGGAGGTGCAACACTTAGAACCCTAAAATTTTCGTCATGTTCTTCAATTTTAAGACCTACTTTACCTCTTCTATCTCCATcacccaaaaccctaactttacatTCTCTTCATCACTTGACCAAAAATCATAGATACCCTCCTTTTCTTACTAGAGCGGTTTCAGTTCCAGCCGGTCAAACTCTAGACGAGAAAGAAACTGCCAAACCTTATCAATGGAAAGCTACAATTGATTTCAAATGGATTCGTGATAATAAAGATGCAGTTGCTTCCAATATTAAGAGTCGAAATTCGGTTGCTGATTTGGACCTTGTTCTTGATTTGTACGAGAGATCACTCAATCTTCAAAAG GAAGTTCAACGGCTCCGAGGGGAAAGAAATGTTGTTGCTAATAAAATGAAAGGGAAATTAGAACCGTCAGAACGCCAGGAACTCATACAAGAAG gaaaaattctgaaggaaGGACTTTTGACATCGGAAGAAGATCTTCTTAAACTTACAGAGAAGCTTCAGAAGGAAGCACAATGTATACCAAATATGGCACATCCAGATGTTCCTATAGGAGGAGAAGATTGTTCCAGACTAAGAAAAACG GTTGGTAGTCCACGCCAGTTTGACTTTCCTGTTAAAGATCATGTACAACTTGGGAAAGAGCTAGATTTGTTTGATTTTGACGCAGCCTCTGAG GTCAGCGGGTCAAAATTTTACTATCTAAAGAATGAAGCAGTAATGCTGGAGATGGGCCTGACAAACTGGGCGATTGCTGAAACCATGAAAAGGGGTTTTACACCTCTAACTACCCCAGAGATTGTACGCTCGTCTCTTGTCGAAAAATGTGGCTTCCAACCTCGTGGATCAAATACGCAG GTTTATTCCATTGAGGACAGTGATCAATGCCTTATCGGAACTGCAGAGATTCCAGTTGGAGGTATTCATATGGATTCCATTCTTGCGGATTCTCAGTTACCCTTAAAATATATTGCCTACTCACATTGCTTCCGCACTGAGGCTGGTGCTGCTGGTTCTGCCACGAG GGGTCTTTATCGGGTGCATCAATTCAGCAAGGTAGAGATGTTCATCTTGTGCCGACCAGAGGACAGTGATTCCTTTCACCAAGAGCTTATTGAAATTGAGGAGGACCTTTTCTCGTCACTTGGGCTTCATTTCAA GACCTTGGATATGGCAACAGGGGACTTGGGCGCACCTGCCTATCGCAAATTTGATGTTGAGGCGTGGATGCCAGGTCTAGGACGCTATGGCGAG ATTTCGAGTGCGTCCAACTGTACAGACTATCAAAGCCGGCGTTTGGGTATCCGATTTCGACCTTCAACAGAACAAACCTCATCAAACTCTAAGAAGGGTAAGGCTAATGTAGGCACAACCCAATTTGTACACACACTTAATGCTACAGCATGTGCAGTTCCAAGGATGATAGTATGTTTATTAGAAAATTTCCAGCAAGAAGATGGCTCTGTAGTGATTCCTGAACCACTAAGACCCTTCATGGGTGGGCTCGACCAAATCAGACGGAAAGGACAGTGA
- the LOC113297562 gene encoding serine--tRNA ligase, chloroplastic/mitochondrial-like isoform X2 has translation MKGKLEPSERQELIQEGKILKEGLLTSEEDLLKLTEKLQKEAQCIPNMAHPDVPIGGEDCSRLRKTVGSPRQFDFPVKDHVQLGKELDLFDFDAASEVSGSKFYYLKNEAVMLEMGLTNWAIAETMKRGFTPLTTPEIVRSSLVEKCGFQPRGSNTQVYSIEDSDQCLIGTAEIPVGGIHMDSILADSQLPLKYIAYSHCFRTEAGAAGSATRGLYRVHQFSKVEMFILCRPEDSDSFHQELIEIEEDLFSSLGLHFKTLDMATGDLGAPAYRKFDVEAWMPGLGRYGEISSASNCTDYQSRRLGIRFRPSTEQTSSNSKKGKANVGTTQFVHTLNATACAVPRMIVCLLENFQQEDGSVVIPEPLRPFMGGLDQIRRKGQ, from the exons ATGAAAGGGAAATTAGAACCGTCAGAACGCCAGGAACTCATACAAGAAG gaaaaattctgaaggaaGGACTTTTGACATCGGAAGAAGATCTTCTTAAACTTACAGAGAAGCTTCAGAAGGAAGCACAATGTATACCAAATATGGCACATCCAGATGTTCCTATAGGAGGAGAAGATTGTTCCAGACTAAGAAAAACG GTTGGTAGTCCACGCCAGTTTGACTTTCCTGTTAAAGATCATGTACAACTTGGGAAAGAGCTAGATTTGTTTGATTTTGACGCAGCCTCTGAG GTCAGCGGGTCAAAATTTTACTATCTAAAGAATGAAGCAGTAATGCTGGAGATGGGCCTGACAAACTGGGCGATTGCTGAAACCATGAAAAGGGGTTTTACACCTCTAACTACCCCAGAGATTGTACGCTCGTCTCTTGTCGAAAAATGTGGCTTCCAACCTCGTGGATCAAATACGCAG GTTTATTCCATTGAGGACAGTGATCAATGCCTTATCGGAACTGCAGAGATTCCAGTTGGAGGTATTCATATGGATTCCATTCTTGCGGATTCTCAGTTACCCTTAAAATATATTGCCTACTCACATTGCTTCCGCACTGAGGCTGGTGCTGCTGGTTCTGCCACGAG GGGTCTTTATCGGGTGCATCAATTCAGCAAGGTAGAGATGTTCATCTTGTGCCGACCAGAGGACAGTGATTCCTTTCACCAAGAGCTTATTGAAATTGAGGAGGACCTTTTCTCGTCACTTGGGCTTCATTTCAA GACCTTGGATATGGCAACAGGGGACTTGGGCGCACCTGCCTATCGCAAATTTGATGTTGAGGCGTGGATGCCAGGTCTAGGACGCTATGGCGAG ATTTCGAGTGCGTCCAACTGTACAGACTATCAAAGCCGGCGTTTGGGTATCCGATTTCGACCTTCAACAGAACAAACCTCATCAAACTCTAAGAAGGGTAAGGCTAATGTAGGCACAACCCAATTTGTACACACACTTAATGCTACAGCATGTGCAGTTCCAAGGATGATAGTATGTTTATTAGAAAATTTCCAGCAAGAAGATGGCTCTGTAGTGATTCCTGAACCACTAAGACCCTTCATGGGTGGGCTCGACCAAATCAGACGGAAAGGACAGTGA
- the LOC113297561 gene encoding mediator of RNA polymerase II transcription subunit 34 isoform X3, giving the protein MEDNVVEELMTIEVELEEVQDQIKILLDRQEKLYERQSELKSLLDECKTFGSPSGVGVPLPVENWSGQFEWDSRADEVRFNTFGIPTYRANQREIINAVMSGRDVLVIMAAGGGKSLCYQLPALLHDGVALVVSPLLSLIQDQVMGLTALGIPAYMLTSTTSKDNEKFVYKALEKGEGALKILYVTPEKVSKSKRFMSKLEKCYNAGRLSLISIDEAHCCSQWGHDFRPDYKNLGILKTQFPNVPIIALTATAIKKVQTDLVEMLHIAKCVKFVSTVNRPNLFYMVREKSSVGKVVIDEIADFIQGSYPNNESGIVYCFSRKECEQVAHELRQRGISADYYHADMDVNAREKVHMRWSNNKLQVIVGTVAFGMGINKPDVRFVIHHSLSKSMETYYQESGRAGRDGLPSECLLYFRPGDVPRQSSMVFYENSGLQNLYDIVRYCQSKRECRRSSFFRHFAEPIQDCNGMCDNCAYGRDLKEVDVTRHAKVMISILQEVQESEQRATMLQLMDKVKVKHKELASELKRGESEQLIIQLLVDRVLNKELLRKLRWYSKSLRLPQYFVELAAKI; this is encoded by the exons ATGGAAGATAATGTAGTGGAGGAGTTAATGACTATAGAAGTGGAATTAGAAGAAGTTCAAG ACCAGATAAAGATATTGCTTGATCGGCAAGAGAAATTGTACGAGCGGCAATCTGAATTGAAATCGCTATTAGATGAATGTAAAACATTTGGAAGTCCTTCAGGTGTTGGCGTTCCACTTCCTGTAGAGAATTGGTCTGGGCAGTTCGAATGGGATTCTAGAGCTGATGAGGTTAGATTCAATACCTTTGGGATACCCACGTATCGCGCAAATCAGAGAGAG ATAATAAATGCAGTAATGAGTGGGAGGGATGTCCTGGTGATAATGGCTGCAGGTGGTGGCAAGAGTCTATGTTACCAACTTCCTGCTCTTCTCCATGATGGTGTGGCTCTTGTTGTCAGTCCTTTGCTTTCTCTTATACAGGATCAG GTGATGGGTTTGACAGCTTTAGGAATTCCTGCTTACATGTTGACATCGACAACTAGTAAGGATAATGAGAAATTTGTTTATAAGGCTCTTGAGAAAGGTGAAGGAGCGCTTAAGATCTTATATGTTACGCCGGAAAAGGTATCAAAGAGCAAGAGATTCATGTCAAAGCTTGAAAAGTGCTATAATGCTGGTCGTCTTTCTCTTATTTCTATTGAT GAGGCCCATTGCTGTAGTCAGTGGGGCCATGACTTTCGTCCTGATTACAAGAACCTTGGAATTTTGAAGACTCAGTTTCCAAATGTTCCAATAATTGCTCTTACT GCAACTGCTATCAAAAAAGTCCAAACAGATCTGGTAGAGATGCTACATATCGCGAAGTGTGTAAAGTTTGTCAGCACAGTAAACAGACCTAATCTATTTTATATG GTACGAGAAAAATCTTCTGTAGGGAAGGTGGTCATTGATGAAATTGCAGATTTTATACAAGGTTCCTATCCAAATAATGAATCTGGGATTGTTTATTGCTTCTCGAGAAAGGAATGTGAGCAG GTTGCACATGAATTACGTCAACGAGGAATTTCCGCTGATTATTATCATGCAGACATGGATGTAAATGCTCGTGAAAAAGTTCATATGCG GTGGAGTAATAACAAGCTGCAGGTCATTGTGGGAACG GTAGCTTTTGGCATGGGAATTAACAAACCAGATG TCAGGTTCGTCATCCATCATAGCCTGAGTAAATCAATGGAGACATATTACCAG GAAAGTGGCCGAGCTGGGCGGGACGGGCTTCCTTCTGAATGTTTGCTCTATTTTAGGCCCGGAGATGTTCCTCGGCAG AGTTCGATGGTCTTCTACGAGAATTCTGGTTTGCAGAACCTGTATGATATAGTCAGATATTGTCAG TCCAAACGAGAGTGCCGTCGAAGCTCTTTTTTCAGGCACTTTGCTGAGCCTATACAAGATTGCAATG gAATGTGCGACAATTGTGCGTATGGAAGGGATCTTAAGGAAGTGGATGTCACAC GTCATGCGAAAGTTATGATCTCTATACTGCAGGAAGTGCAAGAGAGTGAACAGAGAGCAACTATGTTGCAACTAATGGACAAGGTGAAGGTCAAGCATAAGGAGCTAG CTTCTGAGTTAAAGAGAGGGGAATCGGAGCAGCTTATCATTCAGCTACTCGTGGATCGTGTTTTG AACAAGGAGCTGTTGAGAAAACTTAGATGGTACAGCAAGTCTCTCAGACTCCCTCAATATTTTGTAGAACTGGCCGCAAAGATATAG
- the LOC113297561 gene encoding mediator of RNA polymerase II transcription subunit 34 isoform X2 has protein sequence MSGRDVLVIMAAGGGKSLCYQLPALLHDGVALVVSPLLSLIQDQVMGLTALGIPAYMLTSTTSKDNEKFVYKALEKGEGALKILYVTPEKVSKSKRFMSKLEKCYNAGRLSLISIDEAHCCSQWGHDFRPDYKNLGILKTQFPNVPIIALTATAIKKVQTDLVEMLHIAKCVKFVSTVNRPNLFYMVREKSSVGKVVIDEIADFIQGSYPNNESGIVYCFSRKECEQVAHELRQRGISADYYHADMDVNAREKVHMRWSNNKLQVIVGTVAFGMGINKPDVRFVIHHSLSKSMETYYQESGRAGRDGLPSECLLYFRPGDVPRQSSMVFYENSGLQNLYDIVRYCQSKRECRRSSFFRHFAEPIQDCNGMCDNCAYGRDLKEVDVTRHAKVMISILQEVQESEQRATMLQLMDKVKVKHKELASELKRGESEQLIIQLLVDRVLKEEFQHTAYTTNAYVTIGPLWKQVHTGRKTVKLEICSGIKGNTGNKKATKRTVSLSGLEVKLDELRRELSSVHGGIFPHSVLSTQQISMLSSQKPTSNAQLESIIGKLKTDKYGSRILEQIQNYVGQSDGDLPNEVVQSEKRPSKRFKRQNAPVLIESSEDEG, from the exons ATGAGTGGGAGGGATGTCCTGGTGATAATGGCTGCAGGTGGTGGCAAGAGTCTATGTTACCAACTTCCTGCTCTTCTCCATGATGGTGTGGCTCTTGTTGTCAGTCCTTTGCTTTCTCTTATACAGGATCAG GTGATGGGTTTGACAGCTTTAGGAATTCCTGCTTACATGTTGACATCGACAACTAGTAAGGATAATGAGAAATTTGTTTATAAGGCTCTTGAGAAAGGTGAAGGAGCGCTTAAGATCTTATATGTTACGCCGGAAAAGGTATCAAAGAGCAAGAGATTCATGTCAAAGCTTGAAAAGTGCTATAATGCTGGTCGTCTTTCTCTTATTTCTATTGAT GAGGCCCATTGCTGTAGTCAGTGGGGCCATGACTTTCGTCCTGATTACAAGAACCTTGGAATTTTGAAGACTCAGTTTCCAAATGTTCCAATAATTGCTCTTACT GCAACTGCTATCAAAAAAGTCCAAACAGATCTGGTAGAGATGCTACATATCGCGAAGTGTGTAAAGTTTGTCAGCACAGTAAACAGACCTAATCTATTTTATATG GTACGAGAAAAATCTTCTGTAGGGAAGGTGGTCATTGATGAAATTGCAGATTTTATACAAGGTTCCTATCCAAATAATGAATCTGGGATTGTTTATTGCTTCTCGAGAAAGGAATGTGAGCAG GTTGCACATGAATTACGTCAACGAGGAATTTCCGCTGATTATTATCATGCAGACATGGATGTAAATGCTCGTGAAAAAGTTCATATGCG GTGGAGTAATAACAAGCTGCAGGTCATTGTGGGAACG GTAGCTTTTGGCATGGGAATTAACAAACCAGATG TCAGGTTCGTCATCCATCATAGCCTGAGTAAATCAATGGAGACATATTACCAG GAAAGTGGCCGAGCTGGGCGGGACGGGCTTCCTTCTGAATGTTTGCTCTATTTTAGGCCCGGAGATGTTCCTCGGCAG AGTTCGATGGTCTTCTACGAGAATTCTGGTTTGCAGAACCTGTATGATATAGTCAGATATTGTCAG TCCAAACGAGAGTGCCGTCGAAGCTCTTTTTTCAGGCACTTTGCTGAGCCTATACAAGATTGCAATG gAATGTGCGACAATTGTGCGTATGGAAGGGATCTTAAGGAAGTGGATGTCACAC GTCATGCGAAAGTTATGATCTCTATACTGCAGGAAGTGCAAGAGAGTGAACAGAGAGCAACTATGTTGCAACTAATGGACAAGGTGAAGGTCAAGCATAAGGAGCTAG CTTCTGAGTTAAAGAGAGGGGAATCGGAGCAGCTTATCATTCAGCTACTCGTGGATCGTGTTTTG AAAGAAGAGTTTCAGCACACAGCATACACAACAAATGCTTATGTAACAATAGGACCGCTGTGGAAACAAGTACATACGGGGAGAAAGACAGTTAAACTAGAAATTTGCAGCGGAATAAAGGGAAACACTGGTAACAAAAAAGCTACTAAACGCACTGTGTCTTTATCAGGCTTGGAAGTAAAGCTTGATGAACTACGTAGAGAACTCTCTTCCGTTCATGGGGGAATATTCCCACACTCTGTCTTGTCGACTCAACAAATCAGCATGTTAAGCTCCCAAAAACCTACTTCGAATGCGCAG TTGGAAAGTATAATTGGGAAGTTGAAGACGGACAAGTATGGTAGTAGAATTCTTGAACAAATTCAGAACTATGTGGGGCAGTCTGATGGTGATCTGCCAAATGAAGTTGTTCAATCTGAAAAGAGACCTAGCAAGAGATTCAAGAGGCAAAATGCTCCTGTTCTCATCGAGAGTAGCGAGGATGAGGGATAA
- the LOC113297563 gene encoding uncharacterized protein LOC113297563 produces MAKKCSHKSLENPFFIFFFVVICFLTFTSTQAKKSPRPITESEVKEKKNICYADIESGLWGWKCKSSMIEKENCALKCLSPQCYELVYESDPLEEGEKDYARSQEYKFCMHRISMGESLEGIRGSFDV; encoded by the exons ATGGCGAAGAAGTGTTCTCATAAATCCCTAGAAAACCCCTTCTTCATATTTTTCTTCGTAGTGATCTGTTTCTTGACATTCACATCCACCCAAGCAAAGAAATCCCCTCGTCCAATAACTGAAAGTGAGGtcaaagagaagaagaacatATGTTATGCAGATATCGAAAG TGGATTGTGGGGTTGGAAGTGTAAGTCATCAATGATAGAGAAAGAAAATTGTGCATTGAAATGTCTGTCTCCTCAATGTTACGAGCTTGTCTACGAAAGCGATCCG CTGGAAGAAGGAGAGAAGGATTATGCTAGAAGTCAAGAGTACAAGTTTTGCATGCACAG GATATCAATGGGAGAAAGCCTTGAAGGTATCAGAGGCTCCTTTGATGTATAG
- the LOC113297561 gene encoding mediator of RNA polymerase II transcription subunit 34 isoform X1 has product MEDNVVEELMTIEVELEEVQDQIKILLDRQEKLYERQSELKSLLDECKTFGSPSGVGVPLPVENWSGQFEWDSRADEVRFNTFGIPTYRANQREIINAVMSGRDVLVIMAAGGGKSLCYQLPALLHDGVALVVSPLLSLIQDQVMGLTALGIPAYMLTSTTSKDNEKFVYKALEKGEGALKILYVTPEKVSKSKRFMSKLEKCYNAGRLSLISIDEAHCCSQWGHDFRPDYKNLGILKTQFPNVPIIALTATAIKKVQTDLVEMLHIAKCVKFVSTVNRPNLFYMVREKSSVGKVVIDEIADFIQGSYPNNESGIVYCFSRKECEQVAHELRQRGISADYYHADMDVNAREKVHMRWSNNKLQVIVGTVAFGMGINKPDVRFVIHHSLSKSMETYYQESGRAGRDGLPSECLLYFRPGDVPRQSSMVFYENSGLQNLYDIVRYCQSKRECRRSSFFRHFAEPIQDCNGMCDNCAYGRDLKEVDVTRHAKVMISILQEVQESEQRATMLQLMDKVKVKHKELASELKRGESEQLIIQLLVDRVLKEEFQHTAYTTNAYVTIGPLWKQVHTGRKTVKLEICSGIKGNTGNKKATKRTVSLSGLEVKLDELRRELSSVHGGIFPHSVLSTQQISMLSSQKPTSNAQLESIIGKLKTDKYGSRILEQIQNYVGQSDGDLPNEVVQSEKRPSKRFKRQNAPVLIESSEDEG; this is encoded by the exons ATGGAAGATAATGTAGTGGAGGAGTTAATGACTATAGAAGTGGAATTAGAAGAAGTTCAAG ACCAGATAAAGATATTGCTTGATCGGCAAGAGAAATTGTACGAGCGGCAATCTGAATTGAAATCGCTATTAGATGAATGTAAAACATTTGGAAGTCCTTCAGGTGTTGGCGTTCCACTTCCTGTAGAGAATTGGTCTGGGCAGTTCGAATGGGATTCTAGAGCTGATGAGGTTAGATTCAATACCTTTGGGATACCCACGTATCGCGCAAATCAGAGAGAG ATAATAAATGCAGTAATGAGTGGGAGGGATGTCCTGGTGATAATGGCTGCAGGTGGTGGCAAGAGTCTATGTTACCAACTTCCTGCTCTTCTCCATGATGGTGTGGCTCTTGTTGTCAGTCCTTTGCTTTCTCTTATACAGGATCAG GTGATGGGTTTGACAGCTTTAGGAATTCCTGCTTACATGTTGACATCGACAACTAGTAAGGATAATGAGAAATTTGTTTATAAGGCTCTTGAGAAAGGTGAAGGAGCGCTTAAGATCTTATATGTTACGCCGGAAAAGGTATCAAAGAGCAAGAGATTCATGTCAAAGCTTGAAAAGTGCTATAATGCTGGTCGTCTTTCTCTTATTTCTATTGAT GAGGCCCATTGCTGTAGTCAGTGGGGCCATGACTTTCGTCCTGATTACAAGAACCTTGGAATTTTGAAGACTCAGTTTCCAAATGTTCCAATAATTGCTCTTACT GCAACTGCTATCAAAAAAGTCCAAACAGATCTGGTAGAGATGCTACATATCGCGAAGTGTGTAAAGTTTGTCAGCACAGTAAACAGACCTAATCTATTTTATATG GTACGAGAAAAATCTTCTGTAGGGAAGGTGGTCATTGATGAAATTGCAGATTTTATACAAGGTTCCTATCCAAATAATGAATCTGGGATTGTTTATTGCTTCTCGAGAAAGGAATGTGAGCAG GTTGCACATGAATTACGTCAACGAGGAATTTCCGCTGATTATTATCATGCAGACATGGATGTAAATGCTCGTGAAAAAGTTCATATGCG GTGGAGTAATAACAAGCTGCAGGTCATTGTGGGAACG GTAGCTTTTGGCATGGGAATTAACAAACCAGATG TCAGGTTCGTCATCCATCATAGCCTGAGTAAATCAATGGAGACATATTACCAG GAAAGTGGCCGAGCTGGGCGGGACGGGCTTCCTTCTGAATGTTTGCTCTATTTTAGGCCCGGAGATGTTCCTCGGCAG AGTTCGATGGTCTTCTACGAGAATTCTGGTTTGCAGAACCTGTATGATATAGTCAGATATTGTCAG TCCAAACGAGAGTGCCGTCGAAGCTCTTTTTTCAGGCACTTTGCTGAGCCTATACAAGATTGCAATG gAATGTGCGACAATTGTGCGTATGGAAGGGATCTTAAGGAAGTGGATGTCACAC GTCATGCGAAAGTTATGATCTCTATACTGCAGGAAGTGCAAGAGAGTGAACAGAGAGCAACTATGTTGCAACTAATGGACAAGGTGAAGGTCAAGCATAAGGAGCTAG CTTCTGAGTTAAAGAGAGGGGAATCGGAGCAGCTTATCATTCAGCTACTCGTGGATCGTGTTTTG AAAGAAGAGTTTCAGCACACAGCATACACAACAAATGCTTATGTAACAATAGGACCGCTGTGGAAACAAGTACATACGGGGAGAAAGACAGTTAAACTAGAAATTTGCAGCGGAATAAAGGGAAACACTGGTAACAAAAAAGCTACTAAACGCACTGTGTCTTTATCAGGCTTGGAAGTAAAGCTTGATGAACTACGTAGAGAACTCTCTTCCGTTCATGGGGGAATATTCCCACACTCTGTCTTGTCGACTCAACAAATCAGCATGTTAAGCTCCCAAAAACCTACTTCGAATGCGCAG TTGGAAAGTATAATTGGGAAGTTGAAGACGGACAAGTATGGTAGTAGAATTCTTGAACAAATTCAGAACTATGTGGGGCAGTCTGATGGTGATCTGCCAAATGAAGTTGTTCAATCTGAAAAGAGACCTAGCAAGAGATTCAAGAGGCAAAATGCTCCTGTTCTCATCGAGAGTAGCGAGGATGAGGGATAA